GCCTTTCACCAGCTTGCGCATGAACAATTTGACGATGCGATCTTCGAGCGAATGAAAGCTGATCACAACCAGGCGACCGCCAATTTCCAGCGCGTCCAGTGCCGCTTCGAGGCCGGCTTCGAGATCGCCCAGTTCGTTGTTGACGTGAATACGCAAACCCTGGAATGCACGGGTGGCCGGGTTCTTGCCTTTTTCCCACGCCGGGTTGGCGACTTTGAGCACTTCGGCCAGATCGGCGGTGCGCTCGAATGGCTTGATGTCACGACGCTCGGCGACGGCGCGGGCCATGCGGCCGGAGAAACGCTCTTCGCCGTATTCCTTGAACACCCGGGCAATTTCTTCAACCGGTGCGGTGTTGACGAATTCGGCAGCGCTGATCCCACGCGATGGGTCCATGCGCATGTCCAGCGGACCGTCATTGAGGAAACTGAAGCCGCGCTCGGCGTCATCAAGCTGCGGTGAAGACACGCCCAGGTCGAGCAGAATGCCGCTGACCTTGCCGCTCAGACCTTGCTCGGCAACCACCGAACCCAGCTCGGCAAAGCTGCGCTGCACAACGACAAAGCGGCCGTCTTCGGCCGCTAGCGTTTGCCCGGTGGCAATCGCTTGTGGATCCTTATCGAACCCGATGAGCCGACCGTCCGTGCCCAGCTGGCCGAGGATCAGCCGGCTGTGTCCGCCGCGCCCGAACGTGCCGTCCAGATAGCAGCCATCAGGACGTACGGCGAGAGCCTCGACGGCTTCGTCAAGCAGTACGGTGATGTGGTTAAAGCCGCTATCAATAGTCACAGGATCAAATCACGCAGTTCATCAGGCATCGCGCCCGGTTGTTGAATAGCAGCAAGGTCAGCGGCAGACACCACGTTCCATGCATCCTCGTCCCACAATTGGAACTTGTTCAGTTGGCCCACCAGCATTGCGCGCTTGTCCAGCTTGGCGTATTCGCGCAAACGCGGCGGAACCAGAAAACGACCACTGCCATCGAGTTCGAG
This window of the Pseudomonas fluorescens genome carries:
- the rsmH gene encoding 16S rRNA (cytosine(1402)-N(4))-methyltransferase RsmH, which encodes MTIDSGFNHITVLLDEAVEALAVRPDGCYLDGTFGRGGHSRLILGQLGTDGRLIGFDKDPQAIATGQTLAAEDGRFVVVQRSFAELGSVVAEQGLSGKVSGILLDLGVSSPQLDDAERGFSFLNDGPLDMRMDPSRGISAAEFVNTAPVEEIARVFKEYGEERFSGRMARAVAERRDIKPFERTADLAEVLKVANPAWEKGKNPATRAFQGLRIHVNNELGDLEAGLEAALDALEIGGRLVVISFHSLEDRIVKLFMRKLVKGEADNLPRNLPVRHVAFEPKIKVHGKAQTASDAELKANPRSRSAVMRVAEKLR